A single region of the Branchiostoma lanceolatum isolate klBraLanc5 chromosome 1, klBraLanc5.hap2, whole genome shotgun sequence genome encodes:
- the LOC136433611 gene encoding uncharacterized protein, with protein MSDYDDWSSEESDDEEESANRLGKLVSAEEYRAFVNEVTLENDFLEITADGKELDLVTLGLSSTCLVIGKDNCDIYSGDTSMCGGPDPSSPYVGTFELKRILFLEQVRLTVHEAWRSQLKLELPNGKNYYYQLHQEMGHFLVWKKWQDLVSTLETDFPAYRAEYLRIKRQGTRERREETWKSRYRLSGDGSGEGHDTDEEERTAGTKRITTAELYAEISNPNVRSDVTSGLDPSRLQINEPIACSTTASSFTNVTTRSEDSDGLDESDDDVEDWNLSASSDDSVGDVSLGPSDQELGRLPPKYLTLRVRSLFEKTNLEFHRHGDTRLCRAASLCGISEQDGDETWSELAGVTRSSLLRYSSLPDILEGQAGFLWQRSRVVVREMTVNGHHVEMTPEEVSLLREVMTLRRTPADLDILVITDFTSGQSGQVVRVTRSVGNLGRHLENVTFLNTPSSGNVEKRLPDNQMKEDFSIDDVFQKYLVQHPETSPKKQKTDRRKSFAAAFNSILHSPKAKSPSSKKKGHNRQEKSSKEHSGNKKPSSLSPSPMAEKTRRKSMAQTLAKPFVKLKKSSSKRLHKRDASQSEVSEEVSYAVNDDQTLDLPNSTEVRKLLLLQV; from the exons ATGAGTGATTACGACGACTGGAGCAGTGAGGAGAGCGATGATGAGGAGGAGTCAGCGAATAGACTCGGGAAACTGGTGTCCGCGGAGGAGTACAGAGCCTTCGTCAATGAAGTTACTCTGGAAAATGATTTCTTGG AAATCACTGCCGACGGGAAGGAGCTCGACCTAGTAACTCTGGGACTGTCCTCCACGTGTCTCGTCATAGGGAAGGACAACTGCGACATCTACAGCGGGGACACGTCCATGTGTGGGGGCCCGGACCCCTCCAGTCCGTACGTGGGCACCTTCGAGCTGAAGAGGATCCTGTTTCTGGAGCAGGTTCGTCTGACGGTGCACGAGGCGTGGCGGTCCCAGCTTAAACTGGAGCTACCCAATGGGAAGAACTACTACTACCAG CTTCACCAGGAAATGGGACACTTCCTGGTGTGGAAAAAATGGCAGGACCTTGTGTCCACGTTAGAGACAGACTTCCCCGCGTATcgtgctgagtacctcaggatAAAGAGACAAGGGACGAGAGAGCGGCGAGAGGAGACATGGAAGTCCAGATACAG GTTGTCTGGCGATGGTAGTGGGGAGGGACACGACACGGACGAGGAGGAACGCACTGCGGGGACGAAGAGGATAACCACCGCTGAGCTTTATGCcgagatctccaacccaaacGTTCGCTCTGACGTCACGTCTGGACTGGATCCATCACGTCTTCAAATAAACGAACCCATCGCCTGCAGTACTACAGCGAGCTCTTTCACTAATGTCACCACAAGAAGCGAGGATTCGGACGGTTTAGATGAAAGCGATGACGATGTCGAAGATTGGAACCTGTCGGCGTCCAGCGACGACAGCGTCGGGGACGTTTCGCTGGGCCCGTCGGACCAAGAACTCGGGCGCCTGCCTCCTAAGTATCTCACGCTCCGCGTGCGGTCGCTTTTCGAGAAGACCAACTTGGAATTTCACAGGCACGGAGACACCAGGCTGTGTCGGGCGGCGTCGCTTTGCGGGATCTCCGAGCAGGATGGCGACGAGACCTGGTCTGAGCTGGCCGGTGTGACGCGGTCCTCCCTTCTCCGTTACTCGTCCTTACCGGACATCCTGGAGGGCCAGGCGGGGTTTCTGTGGCAGCGGTCCCGCGTGGTGGTGAGGGAGATGACGGTGAACGGGCACCACGTGGAGATGACACCAGAGGAG GTGTCCCTGTTACGTGAGGTCATGACCCTGAGGAGGACCCCGGCAGACCTGGACATCCTGGTCATCACAGACTTCACGTCAGGCCAGAGTGGTCAGGTGGTCAGAGTCACCAGGAGCGTTGGAAA CCTCGGCCGGCACCTGGAGAATGTCACGTTCCTCAACACGCCCTCTAGCGGGAACGTGGAGAAACGTCTACCCGACAATCAGATGAAGGAAGATTTCTCCATCGATGACGTGTTTCAAAAATACCTCGTTCAGCATCCAGAGACGAGCCCTAAAAAAC AAAAGACTGACCGTCGCAAGAGTTTCGCCGCTGCTTTCAACAGTATTTTACACAGCCCTAAGGCTAAATCGCCCTCCTCTAAAAAGAAAGGTCATAATCGTCAAGAAAAAAGTTCAAAGGAACACTCTGGAAACAAGAAACCTTCCTCTTTAAGTCCGTCGCCCATGGCGGAGAAGACCAGAAGAAAGTCCATGGCACAAACCCTTGCTAAGCCATTTGTAAAACTGAAGAAGTCTAGCTCCAAACGCCTACATAAGAGGGACGCGTCACAGTCTGAAGTTTCAGAGGAAGTGTCTTATGCAGTAAATGACGACCAGACTTTAGACCTCCccaacagcacagaggtgagaaAATTGCTTCTCCTACAAGTTTGA